From the genome of Callithrix jacchus isolate 240 chromosome 7, calJac240_pri, whole genome shotgun sequence, one region includes:
- the NASP gene encoding nuclear autoantigenic sperm protein isoform X2 produces the protein MATESTAAAAELVSADKIEDVPAPSTSADKVERVASLELLGSNDHPTLASQSAGIVATINLLSVTEDGLHFVEYYLNRIIHLDVDSEAKKLLGLGQKHLVMGDIPAAVNAFQEAASLLGKKYGETANECGEAFFFYGKSLLELARMENGVLGNALEGVHVEEEEGEKTEDESLVENNDNIDEEAREELREQVYDAMGEKEEAKKTEDKSLAKPETDKEQESEMEKGGREDMEISESAVEPQEKVDLTLDRLTETSEEAKGGAAPEGPNEAEVPSGKPEQEVPDAEEEQSVSGTDVQEEYREKGGQEKQGEVIVSVEEKPNEVSEERPVVTLEKQGTAVEVEAESLDPTAKPVDVGGDEPEEKVVTSDNDAGKAVLEQLVGQEVPSAEELPEVTAEATKAGSEPGQEATVLPKDGAISGPSAVGDQISVEPQASIERQTEIKDGSGLEEKVRAKLVPSQEETKLSVEEFEAAGNWVDTKVAQGATEKSPEDKVQIAANEETQEREEQMKEGEETEGSEEDDKENDKAEEMPNDSVLENKSLQENEEEEIGNLELAWDMLDLAKIIFKRQETKEAQLYAAQAHLKLGEVSVESENYVQAVEEFQSCLNLQEQYLEAHDRLLAETHYQLGLAYGYNSQYDEAVAQFSKSIEVIEKRMAVLNEQVKEAERSSAECKKEIEELKELLPEIREKIEDAKESQRSGNVAELALKATLVESSTSGFTPSGGISSVSMIASRKPTDGASSSNCVTDISHLVRKKRKPEEESPRKDDAKKAKQEPEVNGGSGDAVSSGNEVLENTEEAENQAESRVAVEGTVEAGATVESTAC, from the exons agttgctagtctggaactcctgggctcaaatgatcatcccaccttggcctcccaaagtgctgggattgtag CAAccattaatctgctttctgtcactgaaGATGGGTTGCATTTTGTAGAATATTAtctaaatagaatcataca tctgGATGTGGATAGTGAAGCTAAGAAATTACTGGGTTTAGGACAGAAACATCTGGTGATGGGGGATATTCCAGCAGCTGTCAATGCATTCCAGGAAGCAGCTAGTCTTTT aGGTAAGAAGTATGGAGAGACAGCTAATGAGTGTGGAGAAGCTTTCTTTTTCTATGGGAAATCACTTCTGGAGTTGGCAAG AATGGAGAATGGTGTGTTGGGAAATGCCTTGGAAGGTGTGCatgtggaagaggaagaaggagaaaaaacagAAGATGAATCTCTGGTAGAAAATAATGATAACATAGATG AGGAAGCAAGGGAAGAGTTGAGAGAACAGGTTTATGACGCcatgggagaaaaagaagaagccaaaaaaacagaagacaagTCTTTGGCAAAACCTGAAACTGATAAAGAACAGGAGAGTGAAATGGAGAAGGGTGGAAGAGAAGATATGGAGATAAGTGAATCTGCAGTGGAGCCACAGGAAAAAGTTGACTTGACTCTAGATCGGTTAACTGAAACCTCTGAAGAGGCAAAAGGAGGAGCAGCACCAGAAGGGCCAAATGAAGCTGAGGTCCCTTCTGGGAAGCCAGAACAGGAAGTACCAGATGCTGAGGAAGAACAATCAGTTTCTGGAACTGATGTCCAAGAAGAGTACAGAGAAAAAGGAGGTCAGGAGAAGCAGGGAGAGGTAATTGTAAGCGTAGAGGAGAAGCCAAATGAAGTTTCAGAAGAGCGGCCTGTGGTGACTCTAGAAAAGCAGGGCACTGCAGTGGAGGTAGAAGCAGAGTCTTTAGACCCGACAGCCAAACCAGTGGATGTGGGTGGGGACGAGCCAGAGGAGAAGGTAGTTACCTCTGATAATGATGCAGGAAAGGCAGTTCTTGAGCAGCTGGTAGGTCAAGAAGTGCCATCTGCTGAAGAGTTGCCAGAGGTGACAGCAGAGGCTACAAAGGCTGGATCAGAGCCTGGGCAGGAGGCTACAGTTCTCCCTAAAGATGGTGCCATCAGTGGACCGTCAGCTGTAGGAGACCAGATTTCTGTTGAACCACAGGCTTCTatagaaagacagacagaaataAAAGATGGCTCAGGACTAGAGGAGAAGGTCAGGGCAAAGCTGGTTCCTAGTCAGGAAGAGACTAAGCTGTCTGTAGAAGAGTTTGAGGCAGCTGGAAATTGGGTTGATACCAAGGTAGCCCAGGGAGCTACTGAGAAATCACCTGAAGACAAAGTTCAGATAGCTGCTAATGAAGAGACACAAGAGAGAGAAGAACAGATGAAAGAGGGTGAAG AAACTGAAGGCTCAGAAGAggatgataaagaaaatgataaggctgaagaaatgccaaatgattCAGTCCTTGAAAACAAG TCTCTTCAGGAAAACGAAGAGGAAGAGATTGGGAACCTAGAACTTGCCTGGGATATGCTGGATTTAGcaaagatcatttttaaaag GCAAGAAACAAAAGAAGCCCAGCTTTATGCTGCCCAGGCGCATCTTAAACTCGGAGAAGTCAGTGTTGAATCTG AGAACTATGTACAAGCTGTGGAGGAATTCCAGTCCTGCCTAAACCTTCAGGAACAGTACTTGGAAGCCCACGACCGTCTCCTTGCAGAGACCCACTACCAGCTGGGCTTGGCTTATGGGTACAACTCTCAGTATGATGAGGCAGTTGCACAGTTCAGCAAATCTATTGAAGTTATTGAGAAAAGAATGG CTGTACTAAATGAGCAGGTGAAGGAGGCTGAACGATCATCTGCTGAATGtaagaaagaaattgaggagCTGAAGGAACTGCTACCTGAAATTAGAGAGAAGATAGAAGATGCAAAGGAGTCTCAGCGTAGTGGGAATGTAGCTGAACTAGCTCTGAAAGCTACTCTG GTGGAGAGCTCTACTTCAGGTTTCACTCCTAGTGGAGGAATCTCTTCAGTCTCTATG ATTGCCAGTAGAAAGCCAACAGATGGTGCTTCCTCATCAAATTGTGTAACTGATATTTCCCACCTCGTTAGAAAGAAG AGGAAACCAGAGGAAGAGAGTCCCCGGAAAGATGATGCAAAGAAAGCCAAACAAGAGCCGGAGGTGAATGGAGGCAGTGGGGATGCCGTCTCCAGTGGAAATGAAGTTTTGGAAAACACAGAGGAG GCTGAGAATCAGGCTGAAAGCCGAGTGGCAGTGGAGGGGACAGTGGAGGCTGGAGCTACAGTTGAAAGCACTGCATGTTAA
- the NASP gene encoding nuclear autoantigenic sperm protein isoform X10 — protein sequence MATESTAAAAELVSADKIEDVPAPSTSADKVERVASLELLGSNDHPTLASQSAGIVATINLLSVTEDGLHFVEYYLNRIIHLDVDSEAKKLLGLGQKHLVMGDIPAAVNAFQEAASLLGKKYGETANECGEAFFFYGKSLLELARMENGVLGNALEGVHVEEEEGEKTEDESLVENNDNIDETEGSEEDDKENDKAEEMPNDSVLENKSLQENEEEEIGNLELAWDMLDLAKIIFKRQETKEAQLYAAQAHLKLGEVSVESENYVQAVEEFQSCLNLQEQYLEAHDRLLAETHYQLGLAYGYNSQYDEAVAQFSKSIEVIEKRMAVLNEQVKEAERSSAECKKEIEELKELLPEIREKIEDAKESQRSGNVAELALKATLVESSTSGFTPSGGISSVSMIASRKPTDGASSSNCVTDISHLVRKKRKPEEESPRKDDAKKAKQEPEVNGGSGDAVSSGNEVLENTEEAENQAESRVAVEGTVEAGATVESTAC from the exons agttgctagtctggaactcctgggctcaaatgatcatcccaccttggcctcccaaagtgctgggattgtag CAAccattaatctgctttctgtcactgaaGATGGGTTGCATTTTGTAGAATATTAtctaaatagaatcataca tctgGATGTGGATAGTGAAGCTAAGAAATTACTGGGTTTAGGACAGAAACATCTGGTGATGGGGGATATTCCAGCAGCTGTCAATGCATTCCAGGAAGCAGCTAGTCTTTT aGGTAAGAAGTATGGAGAGACAGCTAATGAGTGTGGAGAAGCTTTCTTTTTCTATGGGAAATCACTTCTGGAGTTGGCAAG AATGGAGAATGGTGTGTTGGGAAATGCCTTGGAAGGTGTGCatgtggaagaggaagaaggagaaaaaacagAAGATGAATCTCTGGTAGAAAATAATGATAACATAGATG AAACTGAAGGCTCAGAAGAggatgataaagaaaatgataaggctgaagaaatgccaaatgattCAGTCCTTGAAAACAAG TCTCTTCAGGAAAACGAAGAGGAAGAGATTGGGAACCTAGAACTTGCCTGGGATATGCTGGATTTAGcaaagatcatttttaaaag GCAAGAAACAAAAGAAGCCCAGCTTTATGCTGCCCAGGCGCATCTTAAACTCGGAGAAGTCAGTGTTGAATCTG AGAACTATGTACAAGCTGTGGAGGAATTCCAGTCCTGCCTAAACCTTCAGGAACAGTACTTGGAAGCCCACGACCGTCTCCTTGCAGAGACCCACTACCAGCTGGGCTTGGCTTATGGGTACAACTCTCAGTATGATGAGGCAGTTGCACAGTTCAGCAAATCTATTGAAGTTATTGAGAAAAGAATGG CTGTACTAAATGAGCAGGTGAAGGAGGCTGAACGATCATCTGCTGAATGtaagaaagaaattgaggagCTGAAGGAACTGCTACCTGAAATTAGAGAGAAGATAGAAGATGCAAAGGAGTCTCAGCGTAGTGGGAATGTAGCTGAACTAGCTCTGAAAGCTACTCTG GTGGAGAGCTCTACTTCAGGTTTCACTCCTAGTGGAGGAATCTCTTCAGTCTCTATG ATTGCCAGTAGAAAGCCAACAGATGGTGCTTCCTCATCAAATTGTGTAACTGATATTTCCCACCTCGTTAGAAAGAAG AGGAAACCAGAGGAAGAGAGTCCCCGGAAAGATGATGCAAAGAAAGCCAAACAAGAGCCGGAGGTGAATGGAGGCAGTGGGGATGCCGTCTCCAGTGGAAATGAAGTTTTGGAAAACACAGAGGAG GCTGAGAATCAGGCTGAAAGCCGAGTGGCAGTGGAGGGGACAGTGGAGGCTGGAGCTACAGTTGAAAGCACTGCATGTTAA
- the NASP gene encoding nuclear autoantigenic sperm protein isoform X3: protein MFLLLLHLQIKWRATINLLSVTEDGLHFVEYYLNRIIHLDVDSEAKKLLGLGQKHLVMGDIPAAVNAFQEAASLLGKKYGETANECGEAFFFYGKSLLELARMENGVLGNALEGVHVEEEEGEKTEDESLVENNDNIDEEAREELREQVYDAMGEKEEAKKTEDKSLAKPETDKEQESEMEKGGREDMEISESAVEPQEKVDLTLDRLTETSEEAKGGAAPEGPNEAEVPSGKPEQEVPDAEEEQSVSGTDVQEEYREKGGQEKQGEVIVSVEEKPNEVSEERPVVTLEKQGTAVEVEAESLDPTAKPVDVGGDEPEEKVVTSDNDAGKAVLEQLVGQEVPSAEELPEVTAEATKAGSEPGQEATVLPKDGAISGPSAVGDQISVEPQASIERQTEIKDGSGLEEKVRAKLVPSQEETKLSVEEFEAAGNWVDTKVAQGATEKSPEDKVQIAANEETQEREEQMKEGEETEGSEEDDKENDKAEEMPNDSVLENKSLQENEEEEIGNLELAWDMLDLAKIIFKRQETKEAQLYAAQAHLKLGEVSVESENYVQAVEEFQSCLNLQEQYLEAHDRLLAETHYQLGLAYGYNSQYDEAVAQFSKSIEVIEKRMAVLNEQVKEAERSSAECKKEIEELKELLPEIREKIEDAKESQRSGNVAELALKATLVESSTSGFTPSGGISSVSMIASRKPTDGASSSNCVTDISHLVRKKRKPEEESPRKDDAKKAKQEPEVNGGSGDAVSSGNEVLENTEEAENQAESRVAVEGTVEAGATVESTAC from the exons CAAccattaatctgctttctgtcactgaaGATGGGTTGCATTTTGTAGAATATTAtctaaatagaatcataca tctgGATGTGGATAGTGAAGCTAAGAAATTACTGGGTTTAGGACAGAAACATCTGGTGATGGGGGATATTCCAGCAGCTGTCAATGCATTCCAGGAAGCAGCTAGTCTTTT aGGTAAGAAGTATGGAGAGACAGCTAATGAGTGTGGAGAAGCTTTCTTTTTCTATGGGAAATCACTTCTGGAGTTGGCAAG AATGGAGAATGGTGTGTTGGGAAATGCCTTGGAAGGTGTGCatgtggaagaggaagaaggagaaaaaacagAAGATGAATCTCTGGTAGAAAATAATGATAACATAGATG AGGAAGCAAGGGAAGAGTTGAGAGAACAGGTTTATGACGCcatgggagaaaaagaagaagccaaaaaaacagaagacaagTCTTTGGCAAAACCTGAAACTGATAAAGAACAGGAGAGTGAAATGGAGAAGGGTGGAAGAGAAGATATGGAGATAAGTGAATCTGCAGTGGAGCCACAGGAAAAAGTTGACTTGACTCTAGATCGGTTAACTGAAACCTCTGAAGAGGCAAAAGGAGGAGCAGCACCAGAAGGGCCAAATGAAGCTGAGGTCCCTTCTGGGAAGCCAGAACAGGAAGTACCAGATGCTGAGGAAGAACAATCAGTTTCTGGAACTGATGTCCAAGAAGAGTACAGAGAAAAAGGAGGTCAGGAGAAGCAGGGAGAGGTAATTGTAAGCGTAGAGGAGAAGCCAAATGAAGTTTCAGAAGAGCGGCCTGTGGTGACTCTAGAAAAGCAGGGCACTGCAGTGGAGGTAGAAGCAGAGTCTTTAGACCCGACAGCCAAACCAGTGGATGTGGGTGGGGACGAGCCAGAGGAGAAGGTAGTTACCTCTGATAATGATGCAGGAAAGGCAGTTCTTGAGCAGCTGGTAGGTCAAGAAGTGCCATCTGCTGAAGAGTTGCCAGAGGTGACAGCAGAGGCTACAAAGGCTGGATCAGAGCCTGGGCAGGAGGCTACAGTTCTCCCTAAAGATGGTGCCATCAGTGGACCGTCAGCTGTAGGAGACCAGATTTCTGTTGAACCACAGGCTTCTatagaaagacagacagaaataAAAGATGGCTCAGGACTAGAGGAGAAGGTCAGGGCAAAGCTGGTTCCTAGTCAGGAAGAGACTAAGCTGTCTGTAGAAGAGTTTGAGGCAGCTGGAAATTGGGTTGATACCAAGGTAGCCCAGGGAGCTACTGAGAAATCACCTGAAGACAAAGTTCAGATAGCTGCTAATGAAGAGACACAAGAGAGAGAAGAACAGATGAAAGAGGGTGAAG AAACTGAAGGCTCAGAAGAggatgataaagaaaatgataaggctgaagaaatgccaaatgattCAGTCCTTGAAAACAAG TCTCTTCAGGAAAACGAAGAGGAAGAGATTGGGAACCTAGAACTTGCCTGGGATATGCTGGATTTAGcaaagatcatttttaaaag GCAAGAAACAAAAGAAGCCCAGCTTTATGCTGCCCAGGCGCATCTTAAACTCGGAGAAGTCAGTGTTGAATCTG AGAACTATGTACAAGCTGTGGAGGAATTCCAGTCCTGCCTAAACCTTCAGGAACAGTACTTGGAAGCCCACGACCGTCTCCTTGCAGAGACCCACTACCAGCTGGGCTTGGCTTATGGGTACAACTCTCAGTATGATGAGGCAGTTGCACAGTTCAGCAAATCTATTGAAGTTATTGAGAAAAGAATGG CTGTACTAAATGAGCAGGTGAAGGAGGCTGAACGATCATCTGCTGAATGtaagaaagaaattgaggagCTGAAGGAACTGCTACCTGAAATTAGAGAGAAGATAGAAGATGCAAAGGAGTCTCAGCGTAGTGGGAATGTAGCTGAACTAGCTCTGAAAGCTACTCTG GTGGAGAGCTCTACTTCAGGTTTCACTCCTAGTGGAGGAATCTCTTCAGTCTCTATG ATTGCCAGTAGAAAGCCAACAGATGGTGCTTCCTCATCAAATTGTGTAACTGATATTTCCCACCTCGTTAGAAAGAAG AGGAAACCAGAGGAAGAGAGTCCCCGGAAAGATGATGCAAAGAAAGCCAAACAAGAGCCGGAGGTGAATGGAGGCAGTGGGGATGCCGTCTCCAGTGGAAATGAAGTTTTGGAAAACACAGAGGAG GCTGAGAATCAGGCTGAAAGCCGAGTGGCAGTGGAGGGGACAGTGGAGGCTGGAGCTACAGTTGAAAGCACTGCATGTTAA
- the NASP gene encoding nuclear autoantigenic sperm protein isoform X11, translating to MFLLLLHLQIKWRATINLLSVTEDGLHFVEYYLNRIIHLDVDSEAKKLLGLGQKHLVMGDIPAAVNAFQEAASLLGKKYGETANECGEAFFFYGKSLLELARMENGVLGNALEGVHVEEEEGEKTEDESLVENNDNIDETEGSEEDDKENDKAEEMPNDSVLENKSLQENEEEEIGNLELAWDMLDLAKIIFKRQETKEAQLYAAQAHLKLGEVSVESENYVQAVEEFQSCLNLQEQYLEAHDRLLAETHYQLGLAYGYNSQYDEAVAQFSKSIEVIEKRMAVLNEQVKEAERSSAECKKEIEELKELLPEIREKIEDAKESQRSGNVAELALKATLVESSTSGFTPSGGISSVSMIASRKPTDGASSSNCVTDISHLVRKKRKPEEESPRKDDAKKAKQEPEVNGGSGDAVSSGNEVLENTEEAENQAESRVAVEGTVEAGATVESTAC from the exons CAAccattaatctgctttctgtcactgaaGATGGGTTGCATTTTGTAGAATATTAtctaaatagaatcataca tctgGATGTGGATAGTGAAGCTAAGAAATTACTGGGTTTAGGACAGAAACATCTGGTGATGGGGGATATTCCAGCAGCTGTCAATGCATTCCAGGAAGCAGCTAGTCTTTT aGGTAAGAAGTATGGAGAGACAGCTAATGAGTGTGGAGAAGCTTTCTTTTTCTATGGGAAATCACTTCTGGAGTTGGCAAG AATGGAGAATGGTGTGTTGGGAAATGCCTTGGAAGGTGTGCatgtggaagaggaagaaggagaaaaaacagAAGATGAATCTCTGGTAGAAAATAATGATAACATAGATG AAACTGAAGGCTCAGAAGAggatgataaagaaaatgataaggctgaagaaatgccaaatgattCAGTCCTTGAAAACAAG TCTCTTCAGGAAAACGAAGAGGAAGAGATTGGGAACCTAGAACTTGCCTGGGATATGCTGGATTTAGcaaagatcatttttaaaag GCAAGAAACAAAAGAAGCCCAGCTTTATGCTGCCCAGGCGCATCTTAAACTCGGAGAAGTCAGTGTTGAATCTG AGAACTATGTACAAGCTGTGGAGGAATTCCAGTCCTGCCTAAACCTTCAGGAACAGTACTTGGAAGCCCACGACCGTCTCCTTGCAGAGACCCACTACCAGCTGGGCTTGGCTTATGGGTACAACTCTCAGTATGATGAGGCAGTTGCACAGTTCAGCAAATCTATTGAAGTTATTGAGAAAAGAATGG CTGTACTAAATGAGCAGGTGAAGGAGGCTGAACGATCATCTGCTGAATGtaagaaagaaattgaggagCTGAAGGAACTGCTACCTGAAATTAGAGAGAAGATAGAAGATGCAAAGGAGTCTCAGCGTAGTGGGAATGTAGCTGAACTAGCTCTGAAAGCTACTCTG GTGGAGAGCTCTACTTCAGGTTTCACTCCTAGTGGAGGAATCTCTTCAGTCTCTATG ATTGCCAGTAGAAAGCCAACAGATGGTGCTTCCTCATCAAATTGTGTAACTGATATTTCCCACCTCGTTAGAAAGAAG AGGAAACCAGAGGAAGAGAGTCCCCGGAAAGATGATGCAAAGAAAGCCAAACAAGAGCCGGAGGTGAATGGAGGCAGTGGGGATGCCGTCTCCAGTGGAAATGAAGTTTTGGAAAACACAGAGGAG GCTGAGAATCAGGCTGAAAGCCGAGTGGCAGTGGAGGGGACAGTGGAGGCTGGAGCTACAGTTGAAAGCACTGCATGTTAA
- the NASP gene encoding nuclear autoantigenic sperm protein isoform X12 → MATESTAAAAELVSADKIEDVPAPSTSADKVESLDVDSEAKKLLGLGQKHLVMGDIPAAVNAFQEAASLLGKKYGETANECGEAFFFYGKSLLELARMENGVLGNALEGVHVEEEEGEKTEDESLVENNDNIDETEGSEEDDKENDKAEEMPNDSVLENKSLQENEEEEIGNLELAWDMLDLAKIIFKRQETKEAQLYAAQAHLKLGEVSVESENYVQAVEEFQSCLNLQEQYLEAHDRLLAETHYQLGLAYGYNSQYDEAVAQFSKSIEVIEKRMAVLNEQVKEAERSSAECKKEIEELKELLPEIREKIEDAKESQRSGNVAELALKATLVESSTSGFTPSGGISSVSMIASRKPTDGASSSNCVTDISHLVRKKRKPEEESPRKDDAKKAKQEPEVNGGSGDAVSSGNEVLENTEEAENQAESRVAVEGTVEAGATVESTAC, encoded by the exons tctgGATGTGGATAGTGAAGCTAAGAAATTACTGGGTTTAGGACAGAAACATCTGGTGATGGGGGATATTCCAGCAGCTGTCAATGCATTCCAGGAAGCAGCTAGTCTTTT aGGTAAGAAGTATGGAGAGACAGCTAATGAGTGTGGAGAAGCTTTCTTTTTCTATGGGAAATCACTTCTGGAGTTGGCAAG AATGGAGAATGGTGTGTTGGGAAATGCCTTGGAAGGTGTGCatgtggaagaggaagaaggagaaaaaacagAAGATGAATCTCTGGTAGAAAATAATGATAACATAGATG AAACTGAAGGCTCAGAAGAggatgataaagaaaatgataaggctgaagaaatgccaaatgattCAGTCCTTGAAAACAAG TCTCTTCAGGAAAACGAAGAGGAAGAGATTGGGAACCTAGAACTTGCCTGGGATATGCTGGATTTAGcaaagatcatttttaaaag GCAAGAAACAAAAGAAGCCCAGCTTTATGCTGCCCAGGCGCATCTTAAACTCGGAGAAGTCAGTGTTGAATCTG AGAACTATGTACAAGCTGTGGAGGAATTCCAGTCCTGCCTAAACCTTCAGGAACAGTACTTGGAAGCCCACGACCGTCTCCTTGCAGAGACCCACTACCAGCTGGGCTTGGCTTATGGGTACAACTCTCAGTATGATGAGGCAGTTGCACAGTTCAGCAAATCTATTGAAGTTATTGAGAAAAGAATGG CTGTACTAAATGAGCAGGTGAAGGAGGCTGAACGATCATCTGCTGAATGtaagaaagaaattgaggagCTGAAGGAACTGCTACCTGAAATTAGAGAGAAGATAGAAGATGCAAAGGAGTCTCAGCGTAGTGGGAATGTAGCTGAACTAGCTCTGAAAGCTACTCTG GTGGAGAGCTCTACTTCAGGTTTCACTCCTAGTGGAGGAATCTCTTCAGTCTCTATG ATTGCCAGTAGAAAGCCAACAGATGGTGCTTCCTCATCAAATTGTGTAACTGATATTTCCCACCTCGTTAGAAAGAAG AGGAAACCAGAGGAAGAGAGTCCCCGGAAAGATGATGCAAAGAAAGCCAAACAAGAGCCGGAGGTGAATGGAGGCAGTGGGGATGCCGTCTCCAGTGGAAATGAAGTTTTGGAAAACACAGAGGAG GCTGAGAATCAGGCTGAAAGCCGAGTGGCAGTGGAGGGGACAGTGGAGGCTGGAGCTACAGTTGAAAGCACTGCATGTTAA